The Triticum dicoccoides isolate Atlit2015 ecotype Zavitan chromosome 6A, WEW_v2.0, whole genome shotgun sequence genome has a window encoding:
- the LOC119314761 gene encoding uncharacterized protein LOC119314761, with the protein MTKVRRNCSVDELLTYGRQFMSFYGSCPNTFGGLARLTLENLRLGESDFPKIFSIYNQLEFLRLQQCDAGNMSLLEVEHEQLRELLIFCSSIKRVDLKCVPKLTILKFNAFMSPEDPFCLGYVPLLQTVTIINTGLSQHKMLKLSELLGKTAISILHLNFKCEKIWVKPEGRKQLLPVFHKLRLVNLINISEECDLTWTMFILQGAPALKELCIMVRDHLCEVTTGEVRKRFTYSEKKDKGLEWEPSSPDFKHHNLAELRIYGFQAEDKFMRYARNVMEAAVNLEAMNLYRNPGCDKCKHTLPGQWTWTEMLLIRDKINNGMSSHARIHFPS; encoded by the exons ATGACGAAGGTGCGCAGAAATTGTTCTGTTGATGAACTGCTCACTTATGGGAGGCAGTTCATGTCATTCTATGGTTCGTGTCCAAACACATTTGGTGGTCTTGCACGCCTCACGCTAGAGAATTTGAGGTTGGGTGAATCAGACTTCCCCAAAATTTTCAGTATTTACAATCAACTGGAGTTCCTCCGTCTCCAACAGTGTGATGCGGGGAATATGTCTTTGCTGGAAGTGGAACACGAACAGCTCCGTGAATTACTGATTTTTTGTAGCAGTATTAAGAGGGTTGATCTGAAGTGTGTACCAAAGCTCACAATTCTGAAATTTAATGCTTTTATGTCTCCAGAAGACCCCTTCTGTCTGGGCTATGTCCCACTGCTTCAGACTGTGACCATCATTAATACTGGTCTTTCGCAGCACAAGATGCTCAAGTTAAGCGAGTTGCTGGGTAAGACCGCCATAAGCATCCTCCATTTGAACTTCAAATGTGAAAAG ATTTGGGTGAAACCAGAAGGTCGAAAGCAATTGCTACCGGTGTTCCACAAACTAAGGCTTGTGAATTTGATCAACATTTCTGAAGAATGTGATTTGACTTGGACGATGTTCATACTCCAAGGTGCACCCGCCCTTAAGGAACTATGCATCATG GTGAGGGATCATTTATGTGAAGTGACAACCGGGGAGGTGAGGAAGAGGTTTACGTATAGCGAGAAGAAGGACAAAGGACTAGAGTGGGAACCATCTTCCCCTGATTTCAAGCACCACAATCTGGCTGAGCTCAGGATCTATGGGTTTCAGGCAGAAGACAAATTCATGAGGTATGCCAGAAATGTCATGGAGGCAGCGGTGAACCTGGAGGCCATGAACCTATATAGAAATCCAGGGTGTGATAAGTGCAAGCACACGCTTCCAGGTCAGTGGACATGGACGGAGATGTTGTTGATCAGAGACAAAATCAACAACGGGATGTCGTCACATGCCAGGATTCACTTCCCGAGCTGA